Proteins co-encoded in one Erinaceus europaeus chromosome 2, mEriEur2.1, whole genome shotgun sequence genomic window:
- the RNF170 gene encoding E3 ubiquitin-protein ligase RNF170 isoform X2 — protein MYCPICLHQASFPVETNCGHLFCGTCIIAYWRYGSWLGAISCPICRQTVTLLLPVFDESDQSQDVAPLHQDINDYNRRFSGQPRSIMERIMDLPTLLRHAFREMFSVGGLFWMFRIRIILCLMGAFFYLISPLDFVPEALFGILGFLDDFFVIFLLLIYISIMYREVITQRLNR, from the exons ATGTACTGTCCAATCTGTTTACATCAGGCCTCTTTCCCAGTTGAAACAAACTGTGGACATCTTTTTTGTG GTACCTGCATTATTGCATACTGGCGATATGGTTCATGGCTTGGGGCAATCAGTTGTCCAATCTGTAGACAAACG GTAACTTTACTTCTACCAGTAtttgatgaaagtgaccagtctCAGGATGTGGCACCATTGCATCAAGATATTAATGATTATAACCGGAGATTCTCAGGCCAGCCTAGATCA ATTATGGAAAGAATTATGGATCTACCCACTTTACTGAGGCATGCATTCAGGGAAATGTTTTCAGTTGGGGGCCTTTTCTGGATGTTCCGTATCAGGATAATACTTTGTTTAATGGGAGCCTTTTTCTATCTCATATCACCTTTAGACTTTGTACCTGAAGCCTTGTTTGGAATTCTAGGATTTCTAGATGATTTCTTTGTGATCTTTTTGTTGCTTATCTACATCTCTATTATGTATCGAGAAGTGATAACACAGAGACTAAATAGATGA